DNA from Strigops habroptila isolate Jane chromosome 6, bStrHab1.2.pri, whole genome shotgun sequence:
CCCCGCCGAGGAGACGACTGTGGTCTTTCCCAAGTCTTGGGTGGAGATGCCTGAAATTTTAGCTGGTGATGTTTTCTGTCCACACAAGCCCCACTTGCTGTGAACTGGAATACTGCATTATCAAATTCTGTTGCAAGACTTGATAGATCAGGTTTCTGCAAGAAGCAGTGTTTCATGTGATAGTGCTGATGTGCACCCTGAAGATCATCGAAGTTTTTGTTGCATGCAGCACATCTAACAACAAACATCTCTTCTCTACGTTTTGTTGACATGTGAGTGTTGAGATGACTGTTCAAATCAGCAAAATTCTGTGCAGTTGCAGAACAGGTGCAGCATCGAAACCATAAGTTTCCTTTTTGCAGCATGGCTTTCTGACAATTCTCATAATCATTCTTCCTGTTCCTTCTGGAGATGTAAGTTGTTCGGCAACCACAGGTTAAACGGTCTCCTTTTTCTACTGGGAGGAAGTCCTCCTCTTTCTTTATGGATACTTCCACCTGCTCAGGCACAAATGTGTAGTCCATGCTATGAATCTCCCTATAATGGATTAGAAATTCCTCTTCTCTGTCAAAGAAGAGATTACCACAAAGGCCACAGAAGAATTTAGTCTGTACCTCCTGGTTATGATGCTCTTGGAAGTGTCGCAGTAGCGTTCCTTCTTTACGGAAGTAATTTGTGCATAAGCCACAGCAGTATCTGTGAAATGAATGGCTTTCTAAGGACATGCAATGTTGTTTAACACTCTCTTCAGATTCAAACATTTCCTCACAAATGCAGCATTGCCATTTTCCCAGAATAGGGCTTTTTTCAGGGGAGAGTTCTATAGGGCTAGGAATGTCTTTCCTTTCATCTGCAGAAATGCACACTGTGTCAGAAGCAGATGGCATAGGTTCATCTTCTGGAGCTTCTTGCTCATAATAGTAACTATGACCACCATGAAATTCAGTCACGTGTCCCATAATATCCTCTTCTCTGACATCTACAGAGCATGCTCTGcaccagagaagaaaattagtCAAGTGTGCTCCCCCATGGAATCGACTCATATGCAGGCGGATAATGCTTGAATTTTCAGCAAGCTTTCCACACACAGCACACTTGTGACAGATCCTATTTGCtgataaaatgtgtttttctacTGACTCTTCCGTAAAAAACTTTCGAAGGCATTCACAAAACCAGGCTTTTACTTTGTGGGCACTGCCGTGACTTTGCTTTGCTACGTGACCTTCATTCTTGTCTTTTAAATCGCTCCTCCGTTTTGAAGGAGCAGACCCCGTCTCGCTGGTAGACTCATCAGAAGTCAAATGTCTTTTAAGCAGTGGTCTTGACCGATCTACAGTATGCCACAAATgagactgatttttattttttccattgatATGACAGAACATCAAGATGGACTCTGCCATTGTAGTAATAGCTTTAATGTTATGTTGAGTGGTTTGCTTATGCTGGGTGATTTGATTCTGATCAGCAAAGAGTTTATCACAGTTCTCGCAGTAACCTTCTGTTTTAAAGATCTCTGCAACTTGGGAGATGCTCTTCTTTGAGAGTGCCACAGGCCCAGAATTATAACAGTGTGTTCTAGAATGGAttaacaacaagaaaaaagtaaagagGTTATGATATAACCtataatgaaacattttaaaactttcagaTGTACTCTGACATATTACCTAATAGCTGCAGCAATTAGTGCATGCAATAAAGTTGCCATAATGCAACTTTAACTCGCCTACTAGCCTGCCAAGAAAAACATACAATACCTATCTAGTCTCTGCACTTTGAAGAGAATTAGGTGCTGATTTCCAAAACTAGCACTTAGATTGATGCTTATGTTGTTGACTCAATACATTTTAGAATCCAAATGCTGCCAATTTAGAAACAATTTAGAAACTGCCAATTTAGTGGAACAGAGACCAAGTTCTGTTGTTCtgctacagaaagaaagaaaaggatacAGACATCAATCAGCATTCCGCAGTGGATTGTGCGGGATAAGGCAGGAAAAAGACATGGAAAGGGGATAGTTTTTTGATGGCTTACTCAGGAAGTCAAATTCTTATAGTCCTAGATGCCCTGAAATCCACTAGCACCACTAAGAACATGTCTACCTATCTATGGATATTCACATTATGCAGACAGCTGTCTCTCACAAACCTGAAATGAGCCGTTAATTCCATATGCGAGCGTAGTGTCTGGTGGCAGGATATACACTTCACTTGGAAGGGGACCTCTTTGCACAGAGATATCAGAAGGTTCTTTGCATAGGATGGGAAAGGTAGAAGAAGGCCAGCCTTCATTTCGTCTATAATATGGAATGGTAGGAAGTGCAACCACATATTAAAGAGTTCTTTCACAGCATTTCAGCTCTCAGATGACATAGttaaacacagaatcacagagtcgTTAGGGACGGAAAGGACCACTGGAGATCATAGagttcaaaccccctgccaaggcagggccacctagagcaggttacacaggaactCGTTTGTCACAGGGTTCAGAAAGCAAGCTACCATGTGTCAGCTGAATGAAAGTAATTGTGCAATGGAAGCTTAAAGTAAAAactgcattaatttttaaaatttctctgtAAATTTCATACCTGAATTTGCATCTTGCTTTTTCATACTTAGTGACTAACTCTACCTACCTATTCCTCCCTTTAGAAGGAATCTAGAAGGTCAGGTCAGATCTCTCTAGAAGATTCTTATTGACCATCTTCCCCTCTGTCTATCACCACCTGCCTACTCTACTATGTATGCTTTTGTTTAAAGCCATagtgtgtttaaaaagaaaaaatgcaattcATTTAACAAATTCCCACACCCTCTGACCAGCTCTCTCTTTCCCATCCTCAATATTAATTCTCCTTAAATTTTTAGGTGCAGGACTCCTGTTGTTCCCAGTACATACTCCATATCCACCTCCAGGTATCAGCAGTATAAGAAATCTTCTGTTGAAAGAGACCCAGTTTTAAAGGCATCTACAGTCAGCACATTCAGAACTAATAATCTATTTGAGAATAAAAGTCCTGTGCAGCTGATTGTCACTTCCGTGAAGATGGCAGTACTGACCTGACCTGCAGGAAGATTCCTTCAAAGCCTGTATTTACTGTACACTTCCTGCAGACACTCGATGGGAGGGCAGAAGTAGAACATACAGTTATGAAGATGAGAAATAACTATACTAATCCCTTTGGCCATGTAGGCTTATCCTGAAAGCTACACTATCCACAATGTGGTAGCTTCttgaaaaaaaagtcaacacCATCTATATCTCATTTGTCTACCTAACATTAAAGTAAATGCTTTAATGCCTATGGCTTATGTCAAAGCCAAAAAAAGTCAGTATAGTTATGATGGTCATTAACCCTGTTTCCAAGACCACAATCAGACAGGTATCTTCTGTGGAATCTAGCAAGTATGgttctcagcctggagaagagaagactgtgTGGTtacctcatagcagccttccagtatctgaaagggacctacaaggatgctggggagggactcttccttagggactgtagtggcaggacaaggggtaatgggtttaaacttaaacaggggaagtttaggttagatacaaggaagaagttctttatagcgagggtgaggcagtggaatgggttgcccaaggaagttgtggatgctccatccctggcagtactcaaggccaggttggacagagccttgggtgacatggtttagtgcgaggtgtccctgcccatggcagggggttggaactagatgatcttaaggtcctttctaaccctaaccattctgattctataGTTCAGGATTTTACCAGCTCACAACATAACTTGTATTTTAGCTTTCAGCAGCAATGCAGCCAGTGCAAGGAGTAAGACCAGCAGCAATGTTCCAGCTAAGCAGGATAAATTTGCAATTATATGGAAGAGAAACTTTCACAGGTCTTTTCCACCAGGAATGCCAAAGACAACTACAAGAAAAATAGCTCCAGACTTCAGGCAGTACAGTAAGGGGAGGGAACATCACAGCCAGCCTGactgaaattgaaaaagaaatttatgtGTTTTGGTCTGAATTCCTATCAACATGCTAAATGTAAACTTATTTAGGACAGTAGTTGTACAGAGTCACTGGAGGATGGGAAGCATATATGAGAGACCTGACAGCATGGAGATAAAGGAAAGTCTGCTTCTTATTACAGCAATTGTGATGGAAGAATCACTTCTACacaaaaatatgaatttcaaaGCATCTCCTCTTACAAAACTGGATCACATTTAAgaccttaaaagaaaaataagaattcattaaaaacaagctttaaaaCCTTAAGCTTTTTTACACAGCACAATTAAGTCATTTCATAGCATATGGATCAATTATCAGAAGGAATGAAAGCAGTATACTTAGTAGCAACATACCACTCAATTTAGAATCCTGGAGGAAGTGGTTCTCTCCTGACATATGCTGCAAGCATTCCTCTCTTCTGgtgaagagaaggaagcagtCTGGGCAAGCAAAACACTGAATAAGCTGCGGCGGGAGATCTTTTATATGTCCATCATTTTCATCtagctggaagagaaaatgatcTAGTTAGGAAAAATTAAGTCAAGAAACTATTCCCAGTTCTCCTCACGTCCTTCCATTCCTCTATCCCTTCTGTAGTAATGTTGAcactttcagtttttcagataCCACATCTATGTTTATCTACAGCCTACCCCTATGCACTTCAGTTAGTGAGACACAAGGGACTGGCCAGATTGCCTTCCTACATTGGCAACTTTTCCATTCCCTTCTTGCACAACTGGGAGCAAGCACCTTCCCCAGGAACTATGGGCTCCATCGGCTCTCAGCTAGTCCCTTTACCCGGCCTCTCAAAAAAAGCTCCTATCACCAAAGCAGCTGTTTTTCCCTAATCTTGCTAACCACCAATTTCTCAAAATGCTGCTCCTCTGAGCAGTCTGACAGGTCTGTGACTGTCAGCAAAGTTAACTCCTTCCACCCCTTTTGCCTTCTACATCAACTTCACGTCTCTGCCTTCAGGGCAAAAATCctttaattttgcttctgaCATTTTTGCTTACTCCTTCCTTACGCCACTCAAAGAATCTTCATGATATGCTTATGcttttttccacagcatttaGGATTATCTCCCCATCCTTCTACACCAAAATAATCCCATCTTCCTGCCTGCTGCAAGAGCCACTCGCTAACTACAGCTAATGCCCTTGGACACACTACAGATACGCAACTTGGAAGCAATGGGAAAAGAGCAAGGACAAACTACGATGTAATCTTTCACGCTTGTCAGGTATGACTACGCATCAGGAGTTACTACGACTAACTAAAAGTAGTCTGATGCTCAGAGTATTTAAAACTTCCCCTAAATTTAACACAGCTTCTCCAGACTAGGCAGATATACAACAACATTTGTTATTAACACACTAAACTTTGAAAACACTATCCATTATCCAATTCAACACCAGACTGCTTAAGTGAAACAATGCACCCAGAAGATAACACCTGAGCATCTGTCAATGAACTGAGGTTTTACAGGGGTAAGTTAtgaacagaagggaaagagagcatcattaaaagaaaaagagtgaagGTAGGAAGGAACAAGATCCTCAAATACCATTAGCTTATATTCAAATCAAAACTCAAAAAATCAAAAGATTatccttttctcttctggaagCTAACTATTGAGTAGCAGCAAATACATagtaacagaagaaacagttaCATCTGAATCACtcaagttttttttcccctcattctGCTGCCTCTCTTTTCTCCATATCTTTTCTGGTGCTTCTCTTTTTATGTCACTTATTTCATCCTAATTTCTTGCCTTTACCTTTCAGTTTTggagatgcaaaaaaaaaaaaaagggaatacCTTACAACAGCACCAATAGAGGGACAAGAGGTTCAAGAGATAACTACAGTCCTCTCAAAAGTACACTGGTCTAATGGTCTAGATCTCATGAGAGTACTGTCAGGATGCGCTGTTTGAAACAgcagaataagaaaaattatcttGAAGACtaaaagaagggaggggagaaagaaggttaaaaggagaaaaaaaccaaaatcagtgCATAGTTATACATCTTGAAACCCCCTAGTACTTTCGGTCAGGTGAGTTACCTATCCTCATGATCTTGCCTTAGATAAAAGATGATCACTGTACTGCTGAGAGGTCGAAAATATTTGGCTGCATATCACACAGGCGACAGCATTATTTGGGGGCCCACGTAATGTGACTGTTGGGTCACAAGGAGAATGATCGAACCTGGAGAGAAAGAAGTAATTAACAAAGTAGTCCCCTCTAAATAGTCAAAACAGTTTTTtaagggggaaaggggaaggaaaatctGTCTCTTGAGTTGTTGGACAAAACCCTATCAAATGAACC
Protein-coding regions in this window:
- the ZNF451 gene encoding E3 SUMO-protein ligase ZNF451 isoform X2, with the translated sequence MESRNFSSVSKRPSTSESEDDEIEFVGEGPLRPVLESIDLVSSEDEEPNSSSYVHRNTKCKDHIDYQKERVALTLDRLARHVEVEKQQKEEKNKAFKEKVDSQYAHGLQELEFIRANSDTEAARLCVDQWLKMPGLKPESVNCGKRGVCKRAHQRKVNTSPMACPVMHCNREFDNGHLLLGHLQRFDHSPCDPTVTLRGPPNNAVACVICSQIFSTSQQYSDHLLSKLDENDGHIKDLPPQLIQCFACPDCFLLFTRREECLQHMSGENHFLQDSKLSDEMKAGLLLPFPSYAKNLLISLCKEVPFQVKCISCHQTLRSHMELTAHFRTHCYNSGPVALSKKSISQVAEIFKTEGYCENCDKLFADQNQITQHKQTTQHNIKAITTMAESILMFCHINGKNKNQSHLWHTVDRSRPLLKRHLTSDESTSETGSAPSKRRSDLKDKNEGHVAKQSHGSAHKVKAWFCECLRKFFTEESVEKHILSANRICHKCAVCGKLAENSSIIRLHMSRFHGGAHLTNFLLWCRACSVDVREEDIMGHVTEFHGGHSYYYEQEAPEDEPMPSASDTVCISADERKDIPSPIELSPEKSPILGKWQCCICEEMFESEESVKQHCMSLESHSFHRYCCGLCTNYFRKEGTLLRHFQEHHNQEVQTKFFCGLCGNLFFDREEEFLIHYREIHSMDYTFVPEQVEVSIKKEEDFLPVEKGDRLTCGCRTTYISRRNRKNDYENCQKAMLQKGNLWFRCCTCSATAQNFADLNSHLNTHMSTKRREEMFVVRCAACNKNFDDLQGAHQHYHMKHCFLQKPDLSSLATEFDNAVFQFTASGACVDRKHHQLKFQASPPKTWERPQSSPRRGQIQNEERGSSTCSEEPEEDDELPDLDYLSTMTHIVLVDLDNWGSLFTQLPANLNQGTFIWGFQGGYSNWKPPVHCKIYNYLKRIGCFFLHPRCGTRREAADFAICVHAGRLDEHLPKQIPFTILSGDKSFLELETQFKMTQRPARILNPHHIEGDMMYALLNSISDTTKGSDSEEDEDLKLTMKRSLEEAKEQEEQDAELEEAIRRSLEEM
- the ZNF451 gene encoding E3 SUMO-protein ligase ZNF451 isoform X1 — encoded protein: MESRNFSSVSKRPSTSESEDDEIEFVGEGPLRPVLESIDLVSSEDEEPNSSSYVHRNTKCKDHIDYQKERVALTLDRLARHVEVEKQQKEEKNKAFKEKVDSQYAHGLQELEFIRANSDTEAARLCVDQWLKMPGLKPESVNCGKRGVCKRAHQRKVNTSPMACPVMHCNREFDNGHLLLGHLQRFDHSPCDPTVTLRGPPNNAVACVICSQIFSTSQQYSDHLLSKLDENDGHIKDLPPQLIQCFACPDCFLLFTRREECLQHMSGENHFLQDSKLSDEMKAGLLLPFPSYAKNLLISLCKEVPFQVKCISCHQTLRSHMELTAHFRTHCYNSGPVALSKKSISQVAEIFKTEGYCENCDKLFADQNQITQHKQTTQHNIKAITTMAESILMFCHINGKNKNQSHLWHTVDRSRPLLKRHLTSDESTSETGSAPSKRRSDLKDKNEGHVAKQSHGSAHKVKAWFCECLRKFFTEESVEKHILSANRICHKCAVCGKLAENSSIIRLHMSRFHGGAHLTNFLLWCRACSVDVREEDIMGHVTEFHGGHSYYYEQEAPEDEPMPSASDTVCISADERKDIPSPIELSPEKSPILGKWQCCICEEMFESEESVKQHCMSLESHSFHRYCCGLCTNYFRKEGTLLRHFQEHHNQEVQTKFFCGLCGNLFFDREEEFLIHYREIHSMDYTFVPEQVEVSIKKEEDFLPVEKGDRLTCGCRTTYISRRNRKNDYENCQKAMLQKGNLWFRCCTCSATAQNFADLNSHLNTHMSTKRREEMFVVRCAACNKNFDDLQGAHQHYHMKHCFLQKPDLSSLATEFDNAVFQFTASGACVDRKHHQLKFQASPPKTWERPQSSPRRGQIQNEERGSSTCSEEPEEDSHPFYPTEDDELPDLDYLSTMTHIVLVDLDNWGSLFTQLPANLNQGTFIWGFQGGYSNWKPPVHCKIYNYLKRIGCFFLHPRCGTRREAADFAICVHAGRLDEHLPKQIPFTILSGDKSFLELETQFKMTQRPARILNPHHIEGDMMYALLNSISDTTKGSDSEEDEDLKLTMKRSLEEAKEQEEQDAELEEAIRRSLEEM